A genome region from Gigantopelta aegis isolate Gae_Host chromosome 3, Gae_host_genome, whole genome shotgun sequence includes the following:
- the LOC121369257 gene encoding aminomethyltransferase, mitochondrial-like isoform X1 produces MQFFGRRFLLLISTRKSDILYKRLYSSNPTIPLQRTCLYDFHVAQGGKMVPFAGWEMPVQYKDSIPASHTHVRSSVGIFDVSHMLQTRVTGKDCRRYMESLVVADVEGLSENHGTLSVFTNNKGGIEDDLIITNTGDGYLYVVSNAGCRDKDFANMKRQAEKYRSDGMDVQVEMISNALLAVQGPQMTKVLQPGIDHDLSSLPFMTSTMATVFGIPDCRVTRCGYTGEDGVEISVEKKHAVNLVEKLLLSQEAEVRLAGLGARDSLRLEAGLCLYGNDINEETTPVEASLLWVIAKRRRQTADFPGASIILEQIKSKPKRKRVGFISTGPPARAGTQIFDESGSKSIGSLTSGCPSPSLKKNISMGYVETPFSKTGTCVKFEIRKKKYEAEVVKMPFVPSKYYILK; encoded by the exons ATGCAGTTTTTTGGCAGACGGTTTTTGTTGCTGATTTCCACACGAAAAAGTGACATCTTATATAAGCGACTATATTCATCAAATCCAACA attCCATTACAACGAACATGTCTCTACGACTTTCATGTTGCTCAGGGTGGAAAGATGGTTCCGTTTGCAGGCTGGGAGATGCCTGTCCAATACAAAGACTCCATTCCAGCATCTCACACGCATGTGAGGAGTAGTGTTGGTATTTTTGACGTCTCACATATGCTCCAGACCCGAGTGACGGGAAAAGATTGCAGGCGTTACATGGAGTCTCTGGTGGTGGCTGATGTAGAAGGGTTGAGTGAAAACCATGGAACACTGTCCGTGTTCACAAACAACAAGGGAGGAATTGAGGATGATCTGATTATTACAAATACCGGAGATGGATATTTATATGTTGTTTCAAATGCGGGGTGCCGGGATAAAGATTTTGCTAATATGAAG AGACAGGCTGAAAAGTATCGGAGTGATGGTATGGATGTCCAGGTCGAAATGATCAGCAATGCTCTACTGGCTGTTCAGG GTCCTCAGATGACTAAAGTACTACAGCCTGGAATTGATCACGACCTCAGTTCACTTCCGTTCATGACCTCAACCATGGCCACTGTGTTTGGTATTCCAGATTGTCGTGTGACGCGGTGTGGTTACACAGGGGAGGATGGAGTGGAG ATTTCAGTTGAGAAAAAGCATGCAGTGAATCTGGTTGAGAAGTTGTTGTTATCACAAGAAGCTGAAGTGCGATTGGCTGGACTTGGTGCGAGGGACAGTCTGAGGCTGGAGGCGGGGCTTTGTCTCTATGGAAATGATATCAATGAGGAGACAACTCCAGTCGAAGCGTCTCTTCTTTGGGTTATAG caaaACGTAGAAGACAGACGGCAGATTTTCCTGGTGCATCAATAATCTTAGAACAGATAAAATCAAAACCAAAGAGGAAAAGAGTTGGCTTTATTTCTACTGGTCCCCCAGCCAGAG CGGGGACCCAGATATTTGATGAGTCTGGAAGTAAGAGTATTGGCAGCTTGACCAGTGGGTGTCCGTCTCCTTCCCTCAAGAAGAACATCTCCATGGGCTACGTCGAGACGCCATTCTCAAAAACCGGGACCTGTGTCAAGTTTGAAATACGCAAGAAAAAGTATGAAGCCGAAGTCGTCAAGATGCCTTTTGTGCCTTCAAAATACTACATCCTAAAGTAG
- the LOC121369257 gene encoding aminomethyltransferase, mitochondrial-like isoform X2 produces the protein MVPFAGWEMPVQYKDSIPASHTHVRSSVGIFDVSHMLQTRVTGKDCRRYMESLVVADVEGLSENHGTLSVFTNNKGGIEDDLIITNTGDGYLYVVSNAGCRDKDFANMKRQAEKYRSDGMDVQVEMISNALLAVQGPQMTKVLQPGIDHDLSSLPFMTSTMATVFGIPDCRVTRCGYTGEDGVEISVEKKHAVNLVEKLLLSQEAEVRLAGLGARDSLRLEAGLCLYGNDINEETTPVEASLLWVIAKRRRQTADFPGASIILEQIKSKPKRKRVGFISTGPPARAGTQIFDESGSKSIGSLTSGCPSPSLKKNISMGYVETPFSKTGTCVKFEIRKKKYEAEVVKMPFVPSKYYILK, from the exons ATGGTTCCGTTTGCAGGCTGGGAGATGCCTGTCCAATACAAAGACTCCATTCCAGCATCTCACACGCATGTGAGGAGTAGTGTTGGTATTTTTGACGTCTCACATATGCTCCAGACCCGAGTGACGGGAAAAGATTGCAGGCGTTACATGGAGTCTCTGGTGGTGGCTGATGTAGAAGGGTTGAGTGAAAACCATGGAACACTGTCCGTGTTCACAAACAACAAGGGAGGAATTGAGGATGATCTGATTATTACAAATACCGGAGATGGATATTTATATGTTGTTTCAAATGCGGGGTGCCGGGATAAAGATTTTGCTAATATGAAG AGACAGGCTGAAAAGTATCGGAGTGATGGTATGGATGTCCAGGTCGAAATGATCAGCAATGCTCTACTGGCTGTTCAGG GTCCTCAGATGACTAAAGTACTACAGCCTGGAATTGATCACGACCTCAGTTCACTTCCGTTCATGACCTCAACCATGGCCACTGTGTTTGGTATTCCAGATTGTCGTGTGACGCGGTGTGGTTACACAGGGGAGGATGGAGTGGAG ATTTCAGTTGAGAAAAAGCATGCAGTGAATCTGGTTGAGAAGTTGTTGTTATCACAAGAAGCTGAAGTGCGATTGGCTGGACTTGGTGCGAGGGACAGTCTGAGGCTGGAGGCGGGGCTTTGTCTCTATGGAAATGATATCAATGAGGAGACAACTCCAGTCGAAGCGTCTCTTCTTTGGGTTATAG caaaACGTAGAAGACAGACGGCAGATTTTCCTGGTGCATCAATAATCTTAGAACAGATAAAATCAAAACCAAAGAGGAAAAGAGTTGGCTTTATTTCTACTGGTCCCCCAGCCAGAG CGGGGACCCAGATATTTGATGAGTCTGGAAGTAAGAGTATTGGCAGCTTGACCAGTGGGTGTCCGTCTCCTTCCCTCAAGAAGAACATCTCCATGGGCTACGTCGAGACGCCATTCTCAAAAACCGGGACCTGTGTCAAGTTTGAAATACGCAAGAAAAAGTATGAAGCCGAAGTCGTCAAGATGCCTTTTGTGCCTTCAAAATACTACATCCTAAAGTAG